A genomic stretch from Aedes albopictus strain Foshan chromosome 2, AalbF5, whole genome shotgun sequence includes:
- the LOC109398533 gene encoding collagenase: protein MKLFLAVMACLAVSQAATLSFQNPMTMRDAQADQSRVRIVNGFPASPGQFPYQVFLRGFTAGGGALACGGSLISNQWVLTAAHCITGVVRFEIPMGTINFNNPEVMGTSTNFIIHPSYNPNNLNNDIGLIRLDNPVAFSQNIQPINLPSADRTGETFLDAQARVSGFGRTSDAPGSGVSPTLNWVGIRVISNAQCMLTYGSSVVVASTICGLGADANNQSTCNGDSGGPLAITEGGSSLQIGVVSFVSSAGCASGHPSGYVRTTHFRNWINQHTGI, encoded by the exons ATGAAGCTCTTCCTCGCCGTTATGGCGTGTCTGGCCGTGTCCCAG GCCGCCACGCTCAGCTTCCAAAACCCCATGACGATGCGTGATGCTCAGGCCGACCAAAGCAGGGTCCGCATCGTGAACGGCTTCCCGGCATCCCCTGGTCAGTTCCCGTACCAGGTATTCCTACGAGGCTTCACCGCTGGTGGTGGCGCTCTGGCCTGCGGAGGTTCTCTCATCTCGAACCAATGGGTCCTGACTGCTGCTCACTGTATCACCGGAGTCGTCCGATTCGAAATCCCCATGGGAACGATCAACTTCAACAACCCCGAAGTTATGGGAACCTCCACCAATTTCATCATCCACCCGTCGTACAACCCCAACAATCTGAACAACGATATTGGTCTGATCCGTCTGGATAACCCGGTTGCCTTCTCCC AGAACATCCAGCCAATCAACCTCCCATCGGCCGACCGCACCGGAGAAACCTTCCTGGACGCTCAGGCCCGCGTGTCCGGATTCGGTCGCACTAGCGATGCCCCTGGCAGCGGAGTTTCGCCAACTCTGAACTGGGTTGGAATCCGTGTCATCTCGAACGCCCAGTGCATGCTGACCTACGGATCGTCCGTCGTGGTGGCCTCGACCATCTGCGGACTGGGTGCCGATGCCAACAACCAGAGCACTTGCAACGGTGACTCCGGTGGCCCACTGGCCATCACCGAGGGCGGCAGCAGCCTCCAGATCGGTGTCGTGTCGTTCGTCTCGTCGGCTGGTTGCGCCTCTGGACACCCATCGGGATACGTACGCACCACTCACTTCCGCAACTGGATCAACCAGCACACCGGAATCTAA